GGCAGCACGCTGTACATTGAACTGCGTATGCGGCGAACTGCGTATGCGGCACCGTCAACGCACTAGGCCTCCGAATGTGTCGTATTCTAACTACAGTGGCCCGCACTCGATAATGCGGTCCGCTGCACCGCTCGCCCGTCCGAAAGGCCCCGCATGCACCGCCGCCGCCGTTCGTTCCTCCTCGCGTTCGCTCTCGTATTGCTGCTGCTCGCCGCCATACGCTATGCCAAAGCACAAGCGCCCACAGGCTGCCCCGCCGGACCGGTGGCGTGCGCGGTGCTCGCGACCTCCAACTAAGCCGAGCACCCACGGCGATCCATCACCCGCCAGCCGGTGACATTGCACCGATCAGCCGTACGTTCGGCGTGATGGTCGCGTATGTAACTCGTGCTACAATGCAAGCAAGACTCATCCAAACAGACCTCGCCCGACCCGAGGGAGTACCCATGCGTACACCACGTTTTCTGCTGATTTGCGCGCTTGTGCTGGCATCCGCTGTGATGGGCGCGTGCAACCTGACCCAACAAGAAGAGCGCCTGCCCACGGCGACGCCGACAACGCTGGTATCGACCAAGCCGATCGTCACGATCATCAGCCCGGCCAACGGTGTCGAACATCGCGTCAACACCGAGCTGTTGGTCACAGCCAACGTGCGTGACGACATCGGCGTCGACCGCGTGCAGATGACCGCCAACGGGTCCCCGGTCAAGACCATCGCGTCGGACTCCTCTTCGGGCGATACCGACAAGAACGTGATACTCAACTACACGCCGCTGGTGACCGGCGACGTCACGCTGGCCGTGACCGCATTCCGCGGCGCCGTCGCCAGCGACCCGGCCATCCTTAACGTGCGCGTGGTGGCGTCTCAACCCACCGCGACAACCGGCATTATCGTCACGCAGGGCCCGGCGATCGACCCGAACGACCCGACCTGCCGCGCGCTGATCAACAGCGGCCTGAACTTCCGAGCAGGCCCCGGCACCAACTATTCCATCCTTACCACACTGACACAGGGCGCGGTGATCCCGGTCACCGGCCGTTTGGGCGACAACTCGTGGTATCAGCTCAACAACTTCGGCACGTTCGGCTGGGTGTCCGGCGCGTTCGTGAGCTTGTACGGTTCGTTTTGCGTCAGCGTGCCGGTGATCGCCGCGCCGCCGACGCCGACCCCCAACGTCACGGCTACGGCCAGCCCGACCATTACGCCTTCTCCGACCGCATCGCCGACAATTACGGCAACGCCGGGCGTGGCGGATCTGGTGATCAACATCTTCGACGGCGAAGAGGACATCGAGTTTCCGTCAGGCGGCGAGACGAACGAGGAATACTCGATCACCGTGTCGAACGTTGGCACACGGCGCACCGGCGACTTCACCGTATCGCTTCAGTTGCGGCCTAACGGCGAGGTTCGCACGGTCAACGTGGCGAACCTGCGCCCCGGTGAATCGGCCGCCGTTTTGATCGACTACACGTTCGACACGGCGGGCAACTTTATCCTCGAAGCAATGGTCGACGCCGAAGAAATCGTGACCGAGACCAGCGAAGCCAACAACAGGGCCCAGCTCGTCGTCACGGTGACTGAGAACTAACGCCAATTCCACACCGCGAGGCCAACAGGGGTGCCCACGGGCGCCCCTGTTTCGTTTCCCCCCAATCTTGGGTAGTAGACGATTTCTGAACGGTAAGTATCGTAGTCTCCAGATACGTCTGATCAATGCTATCAACAGGAGTGCGAACCATGAACATGCTCGACCACTATCTCGTCCAGTCGTACAACTGGAACAACCGCCGTCCGCGCAGAGCCGCCGAAGGCGAGTTCGACCTCAACACGTGGGACGTTGCGCCGCAGCGTCGGAATTCCAATGCGCTACAGTATTTCCATCCGGGCATGGTCAGCGTAACGCTCGCGCTGATCGTACTCGTCGTGGGGCTGTAACTTCGCATCCGCGCGAACGACGGCTACCCCCAGAAATGGGCGGTAGACGAATTTCACAGTCGGAATAGACTGATCACTGGTAACAACACCCATCCAATTCAAACCCATCCAACAGGAGTACCCGGCCATGAACGTCAACAATCACTTGCTGCTCGAATCCCTCAACCGATCCAACCGCCGCGCTGGCAGCAGCGTGTCGGAAAGCGAGATCAATCTCGGTACGTGGCGTGATGCGCCGCGCCGCCGGGAGTCGGGCGTGCAGCTGAACTTCCACCCCGGCATCGTCAGCGTCGTCTTGGCGCTGGTCGTGCTGGTGGCAGTGCTCTAACTCCCACCCCGCAATTGGGGGAACCATCAACATCACGTGTGTAGGGGCGCCTTCGGGCGCCTCTACTGCATCTACCCCCAGAAATGCGTGGTAGACGCCATTCCCAGTCGTCATAGACTGATCTCTGTACCTAACACACACCCATTTCAACAGGAGTTACCCGCCATGAACGCTCAGAACCACCTCGCCGCACACGTACTGGAACGATCGCGACTCGACCGGCGCACCAACGCCGACCGCGAGTTCGATCTGAACACGTGGGATTTCGCGACGCCCTCCAGCGACGCGCAGTTCCGTCAGCACCTGAACCCGGTCGTGCGCTTCGTCGCAGCACTCGTTGCCGTGTTGGCAGTCGCCGGCACCCTCTCGCTCTAGCCATATCACGTGAGCCCCATCTGCCCCAGCAGCATGGCGGGTTGTATACTTGTCGCGAGCTTTTCCCCCGACAAGAAAGCAAACCGTCATGCTGTTGGCGTTTGATGTAGGAAACACCAACCTTCACCTCGGCCTCTGGGACGGCGAAACGTGGGCGCTGAGCTGGCGCGCACGCAGCGTCCCGGACAAAATGGCCGACGAGTACGCCGTCCTCGTCCGCAACTTCCTTGACAGCGCCGACGTGTCGATGGACGCGATCGAAGGCGTCGTCATCGGCAGCGTCGTGCCCAGCCTGACGCTGGCGTTCGTCGAACTGGTCGAACGCTACTTCGACTTCCCGCCCGTCGTGGTCAGCGACAAAACCGACAACGGCGTCACGCTCGCGATCGATCAGCCGCAGC
The sequence above is a segment of the Candidatus Flexicrinis affinis genome. Coding sequences within it:
- a CDS encoding SH3 domain-containing protein codes for the protein MRTPRFLLICALVLASAVMGACNLTQQEERLPTATPTTLVSTKPIVTIISPANGVEHRVNTELLVTANVRDDIGVDRVQMTANGSPVKTIASDSSSGDTDKNVILNYTPLVTGDVTLAVTAFRGAVASDPAILNVRVVASQPTATTGIIVTQGPAIDPNDPTCRALINSGLNFRAGPGTNYSILTTLTQGAVIPVTGRLGDNSWYQLNNFGTFGWVSGAFVSLYGSFCVSVPVIAAPPTPTPNVTATASPTITPSPTASPTITATPGVADLVINIFDGEEDIEFPSGGETNEEYSITVSNVGTRRTGDFTVSLQLRPNGEVRTVNVANLRPGESAAVLIDYTFDTAGNFILEAMVDAEEIVTETSEANNRAQLVVTVTEN